Proteins encoded within one genomic window of Formosa agariphila KMM 3901:
- the ubiE gene encoding bifunctional demethylmenaquinone methyltransferase/2-methoxy-6-polyprenyl-1,4-benzoquinol methylase UbiE: MTKVNPYKDSDLGKKEQVTKMFDNISGTYDDLNRVISFGIDIKWREKVVELVKSTNPNSILDIATGTGDLAINLAKTNAEKIVGLDISPGMLDVGKQKIKAKNLEGTIEMILGDSENMPFPDNAFDAITVAFGVRNFETLEKGLAEILRVLKPNGIFVILETSVPVKTPFKQGYKLYTNNIMPAIGKLFSKDKSAYKYLSDSAAVFPHGEALNNILRKTGFINVKDFPQTFGVATIYTSSKQ, encoded by the coding sequence TTGACAAAAGTAAATCCATATAAAGACAGCGACCTTGGTAAGAAGGAGCAAGTCACTAAAATGTTTGACAATATCTCAGGCACTTACGACGATTTAAACCGTGTAATTTCTTTTGGTATAGATATTAAATGGCGTGAAAAAGTGGTTGAGCTTGTTAAGAGTACCAACCCGAATTCTATTCTAGACATTGCAACAGGAACAGGAGATTTGGCTATAAATTTAGCTAAAACTAATGCTGAAAAAATTGTAGGGCTAGACATAAGTCCAGGAATGCTTGATGTAGGGAAACAAAAAATAAAAGCTAAGAATTTAGAAGGTACCATTGAAATGATTTTAGGTGATTCTGAAAACATGCCGTTTCCCGATAATGCTTTCGATGCGATTACAGTGGCTTTTGGTGTTAGAAATTTTGAAACTTTAGAAAAAGGTTTGGCTGAAATTTTGCGCGTATTAAAACCAAACGGGATTTTTGTGATTTTGGAAACTTCGGTTCCTGTAAAAACACCTTTTAAACAAGGCTATAAGTTATATACCAATAACATTATGCCCGCTATTGGAAAACTGTTTTCTAAAGACAAAAGTGCCTATAAATATTTAAGTGATTCTGCAGCAGTTTTTCCTCATGGTGAAGCACTGAACAATATTTTAAGAAAAACGGGGTTTATTAATGTTAAAGATTTCCCACAAACATTTGGAGTCGCTACCATTTACACATCATCTAAACAGTAA